One Streptomyces sp. CNQ-509 DNA window includes the following coding sequences:
- a CDS encoding MDR family MFS transporter has product MTHRQILEALSGLLLGMFVAILSSTIVSNALPRIIADLDGTQSAYSWVVTAALLAMTASTPLWGKLADLASKKFLVQSALVIYVAGSVVAGLSQSTGMLIACRVVQGIGVGGLSALAQIILAAMISPRERGRYSGYLGATFAVATVGGPILGGVITDTSWLGWRWCFYIGVPFAVLALVVLQKTLRLPVVRRKVSIDWRGAMLMSASVSLLLIWVTLAGESYAWLSWQTFAMTGGAVALGLAFLWVETWVPEPVLPLRLFRNRTLTLASLASLFVGIAMFGATVFLSQYFQLARGESPTKSGLLTIPMIMGIFLSSTISGWVITRTGRWKVWLVAGGLLLTSGLSLLGTMRYDTPYWHIALYMAALGTGIGMMMQNLVLCTQNQVDPADLGAASSAVAFFRSLGGAVGVSALGAILGGRITGYMRDGLHDLGIPPARAAGEAGGDGTAIPNLAELPVPVRTVVESSYGHGLADIFLYAAPAALLAFVMVACVKEVALRTRSGLQQTATAERRVEELTRG; this is encoded by the coding sequence ATGACCCACCGGCAGATACTGGAGGCCCTCTCCGGCCTGCTGCTCGGCATGTTCGTGGCCATCCTCTCCTCGACCATCGTCAGCAACGCCCTGCCCCGGATCATCGCGGACCTCGACGGCACGCAGAGCGCGTACAGCTGGGTCGTCACCGCCGCCCTGCTCGCGATGACCGCCTCCACGCCCCTCTGGGGCAAGCTCGCCGACCTCGCGAGCAAGAAGTTCCTGGTCCAGTCGGCCCTCGTGATCTACGTCGCCGGCTCGGTCGTCGCCGGCCTCAGCCAGAGCACGGGCATGCTCATCGCCTGCCGCGTCGTCCAGGGCATCGGCGTCGGCGGCCTCAGCGCGCTCGCGCAGATCATCCTCGCCGCGATGATCTCCCCGCGCGAACGCGGCCGCTACAGCGGCTACCTCGGCGCCACCTTCGCCGTCGCCACCGTCGGCGGCCCGATCCTCGGCGGCGTGATCACCGACACCAGCTGGCTGGGCTGGCGCTGGTGCTTCTACATCGGCGTCCCGTTCGCGGTCCTCGCGCTCGTCGTACTCCAGAAGACCCTGCGGCTGCCGGTGGTGCGCCGGAAGGTGTCGATCGACTGGCGCGGCGCGATGCTGATGAGCGCGTCCGTCTCGCTGCTGCTGATCTGGGTCACGCTGGCGGGCGAGTCGTACGCGTGGCTGTCCTGGCAGACGTTCGCGATGACCGGCGGCGCGGTCGCACTGGGGCTGGCGTTCCTGTGGGTCGAGACCTGGGTGCCGGAGCCGGTCCTCCCGCTACGCCTCTTCCGCAACCGCACCCTCACCCTCGCCTCGCTCGCCTCCCTCTTCGTCGGCATCGCGATGTTCGGCGCGACGGTCTTCCTCAGCCAGTACTTCCAGCTCGCGCGCGGCGAGAGCCCGACGAAGTCGGGCCTGCTGACCATCCCCATGATCATGGGGATCTTCCTGTCGTCGACGATCTCGGGGTGGGTCATCACCCGTACCGGCCGCTGGAAGGTCTGGCTCGTCGCCGGCGGGCTGCTGCTCACCTCGGGGCTCAGCCTGCTGGGCACCATGCGCTACGACACCCCGTACTGGCACATCGCGCTCTACATGGCCGCGCTCGGCACGGGCATCGGCATGATGATGCAGAACCTGGTGCTCTGCACCCAGAACCAGGTCGACCCCGCCGACCTCGGCGCCGCCAGCTCGGCGGTCGCGTTCTTCCGCTCCCTCGGCGGCGCGGTCGGCGTCTCCGCCCTCGGCGCGATCCTCGGCGGCCGCATCACCGGCTACATGCGCGACGGCCTCCACGACCTCGGCATCCCGCCGGCCCGCGCCGCGGGCGAGGCGGGCGGCGACGGCACGGCGATCCCGAACCTCGCGGAGCTGCCGGTGCCGGTGCGGACGGTGGTGGAGAGCTCGTACGGGCACGGGCTGGCGGACATCTTCCTCTACGCGGCGCCGGCGGCGCTGCTGGCGTTCGTGATGGTGGCGTGCGTCAAGGAGGTCGCGCTGCGGACGCGCAGCGGCCTGCAGCAGACGGCGACGGCGGAGCGGCGGGTCGAGGAACTCACGCGGGGGTGA